A genomic stretch from Eptesicus fuscus isolate TK198812 chromosome 15, DD_ASM_mEF_20220401, whole genome shotgun sequence includes:
- the TEX53 gene encoding testis-expressed protein 53, whose amino-acid sequence MLEVKRADRCQRTCPRCSTNAIVLDTLAVSLAYLLRLNSLGKRAHQNMASKFFCCCCESSEGPPNTVHPYDAAMSQENHPRTFDLNTSPHRNGGQKRCPHPNNTMMKACTIGRP is encoded by the exons ATGCTGGAAGTTAAGAGAGCTGATAGATGTCAAAGGACCTGTCCAAGATGCTCAACGAACGCCATTGTCCTTGACACCTTGGCTGTTTCCCTTGCTTATCTTCTAAGATTGAATTCACTGGGAAAACGAG cccaccaaAACATGGCGTCAAAGTTCTTCTGTTGTTGCTGTGAGTCCAGCGAGGGGCCTCCTAACACTGTCCACCCCTACGATGCAGCAATGTCCCAAGAGAATCATCCACGGACCTTCG ATCTAAACACAAGTCCTCACAGAAATGGTGGGCAAAAGagatgcccccaccccaacaACACGATGATGAAGGCATGTACTATTGGGAGACCCTGA